One Heptranchias perlo isolate sHepPer1 chromosome 39, sHepPer1.hap1, whole genome shotgun sequence DNA segment encodes these proteins:
- the LOC137304975 gene encoding histone H1-like has product MADSDPKADDAGDSGVDKAMAKKKRKQQRALQSRKKTGPTVAERILQVAAAATERRGISLAALKKALSGRGYDVSRNNTRVNRTVRQLVKKGSLVQTAGIGASGSFKFNKSKTHPDPAMVAAAAAASIKEEAAKKKSSAKKPTPASSKKSSQTKTSAAKKSHTAKRKVAKPRNAAQTRRKPKFAAGRAAPRTVRVHLKPKSAKGRAVWDYQKYKPARGKKAANTYRRRSPATKPKRPVGRPRKVPIVRKYRGNYCRQK; this is encoded by the coding sequence ATGGCGGATAGCGACCCAAAGGCAGACGATGCCGGAGATTCGGGTGTCGACAAGGCGATGGCCAAGAAGAAGAGGAAGCAGCAGCGGGCCCTTCAGAGCCGCAAGAAGACGGGCCCCACCGTAGCCGAGCGGATCCTGCAGGTGGCGGCGGCCGCCACGGAGCGGCGCGGCATCTCGCTGGCCGCCCTCAAGAAGGCTCTGTCCGGCAGGGGCTACGACGTGTCCCGCAACAACACCCGCGTCAACCGGACCGTCAGGCAGCTGGTGAAGAAGGGCTCGCTGGTACAGACCGCGGGCATCGGGGCGTCGGGCTCCTTCAAGTTCAACAAGTCCAAGACCCACCCGGACCCCGCGATGGTGGCGGCGGCAGCGGCGGCGTCGATCAAAGAAGAGGCCGCCAAGAAGAAATCTTCAGCTAAGAAACCCACCCCGGCGTCCTCCAAGAAATCGTCCCAGACCAAGACCTCAGCTGCCAAGAAGAGCCACACTGCCAAGCGCAAGGTGGCGAAGCCCAGGAACGCGGCGCAAACCCGCCGCAAGCCGAAATTCGCCGCAGGGAGAGCCGCGCCCAGGACCGTCCGCGTCCATCTCAAGCCCAAATCCGCCAAGGGCAGGGCGGTGTGGGATTATCAGAAATACAAGCCCGCAAGAGGCAAGAAGGCGGCCAACACCTACCGCAGGCGATCGCCAGCCACCAAACCAAAGCGGCCGGTGGGGCGCCCCCGGAAAGTCCCGATTGTCCGGAAGTATAGGGGAAACTATTGTCGGCAAAAATAA
- the LOC137304976 gene encoding histone H1-like, translating into MTDTLSAKSPRKRTKASHSARRTGTTVSEQIMEAVATTKERRGLSLSALKKILSGGGYDVARNNWRVNQAVRSLVSKGSLMQTAGTGASGSFKVSKTQKDKAIRTEEKPKTESTGTRRRRKGLAKRPAAAKKPKKPKKRGAPKKTKKHGASRKVARGTRKEKITKGRKPVRSGRKGKHTKPRKLAKHPEKVEEADKPPAHKETSVSHKESQDCSEQRGST; encoded by the coding sequence ATGACCGACACTCTGTCTGCCAAAAGCCCCAGGAAGAGGACCAAGGCTTCCCACTCCGCCAGAAGAACCGGCACCACCGTGTCCGAGCAGATCATGGAGGCGGTGGCGACCACCAAGGAGCGCCGCGGGCTCTCGCTGTCGGCTCTCAAGAAGATCCTCTCGGGCGGCGGCTACGACGTGGCCCGAAACAACTGGCGGGTCAACCAGGCGGTCAGGAGCCTGGTGAGTAAAGGCTCACTGATGCAGACCgcgggcacgggcgcctcgggttCCTTCAAAGTCAGCAAGACCCAGAAGGACAAGGCGATCAGGACGGAGGAGAAGCCGAAGACGGAGTCCACCGGCACCAGGAGAAGGAGGAAAGGTTTGGCCAAGAGACCCGCCGCCGCCAAGAAGCCCAAAAAGCCCAAGAAGAGAGGGGCTCCCAAGAAGACCAAGAAACACGGCGCTTCCAGGAAGGTGGCGAGGGGGACTCGCAAGGAGAAAATCACCAAGGGGAGGAAGCCGGTGAGGAGTGGCCGAAAAGGGAAACACACAAAGCCGAGAAAGTTGGCCAAACACccggagaaggtggaggaggcggACAAGCCTCCCGCTCATAAGGAAACCTCCGTGTCTCACAAAGAAAGCCAAGATTGCTCAGAGCAACGGGGCAGCACCTGA
- the LOC137304977 gene encoding histone H1-like yields MPTLGVNADQQKKKKKRQHRPYQRKKELRISQLILEALSARKQRGGLSLASLRKALLANGYDVEKNKARVQLAVKSLVSNGSLVQTKGKGATDSFMLSRREQQQQKESGAGIKAKKETNKIKGRTRNAGKKPRVKRTAKKATSRKTKLKKSKKVKRKRKTV; encoded by the coding sequence ATGCCCACACTTGGCGTTAACGCCGACCagcagaaaaagaagaagaagcgCCAGCACCGACCTTACCAGAGGAAGAAAGAGCTGCGGATCTCCCAGCTCATCCTCGAGGCACTGTCGGCCCGCAAGCAGCGCGGCGGCCTCTCGCTCGCCTCCCTCAGGAAGGCGCTGCTGGCCAACGGCTACGACGTGGAGAAGAACAAGGCCCGCGTCCAGCTGGCCGTCAAGAGCTTGGTGAGCAACGGCTCGCTGGTGCAGACCAAAGGTAAAGGCGCCACGGACTCCTTCATGCTCAGCAGGAGGGAGCAACAACAGCAGAAGGAATCCGGGGCCGGGATCAAGGCCAAGAAGGAAACCAATAAGATCAAAGGGAGGACCAGAAACGCCGGCAAGAAACCCAGGGTGAAGCGAACTGCGAAGAAGGCAACTTCCAGAAAAACTAAATTGAAAAAATCTAAGAAAgttaaaaggaaaagaaagacagtTTAA
- the LOC137304978 gene encoding histone H1-like encodes MADIVPAKADVSAPTPPDAAATPAVAPGAAKKKAAYRPQKGATAVAEQILEAVAATKERQAAKLGAVKKIISASGYEVEKSGVRPNQSASALANKGSPVESGAGPGPSSASVLLNQEKEEEEEEVEDWTKGGAKRKRRAKKPAQKRAAAEAKLAHKPAKKRKAAKKLPAVKSPRKGKAAKRPAVSKAVGRKRRAPKRR; translated from the coding sequence ATGGCCGATATCGTCCCTGCGAAAGCCGATGTCTCCGCACCCACTCCTCCCGATGCCGCCGCCACCCCGGCCGTGGCCCCGGGAGCCGCCAAGAAGAAGGCCGCTTACCGGCCGCAGAAAGGCGCCACCGCGGTGGCCGAGCAGATCCTGGAGGCGGTGGCCGCCACCAAGGAGCGCCAGGCTGCCAAACTGGGCGCCGTGAAGAAGATCATCTCGGCCTCCGGCTACGAGGTGGAGAAGAGCGgcgttcggcccaaccagtcggccagtgccctggccaacaaggGCTCCCCGGTGGAATCCGGCGCCGGCCCCGGTCCGTCCTCGGCCTCCGTTCTTCTGAaccaagagaaggaggaggaggaggaggaggtcgaggacTGGACCAAAGGAGGCGCCAAGAGGAAACGACGAGCCAAGAAACCGGCCCAGAAGAGAGCGGCGGCGGAAGCCAAACTTGCCCACAAACCCGCCAAGAAGCGAAAAGCCGCCAAAAAGTTGCCGGCGGTCAAGAGCCCCCGGAAGGGGAAAGCGGCCAAACGTCCCGCAGTATCCAAGGCCGTGGGACGTAAGCGACGGGCCCCGAAGAGGAGGTAG